The genomic region CTCTGGATCTCGAAGGGATGATCCTCGAAGTCGAGGCTAACCACGTCGGTATAGGGCGGCACGGCGTAAATCCGTTTCTCGCGGCCGGCGCCGAATAGCTGCAAGGCTTCCGACTGGTGCATTTTCGGATTGTCGAACTTCGGCGTTGGCGACGGGTCCATGACATAGCGGCCCTGGACCTTGACCGGATAGGCATAGGTCGTGGCGATCCGGCCGTTTCGGGCGATGTCCTCGTAGAGCTTGACGTGCATCAGGCCGTATTCTTCCAGCGCATGCATCTTGCGCGTCTCGGTCTCACGCGGCTCCAGGAAGCGCAATGGCTCCGGCTGCGGCACCTGGTAGACCAGTACGTGATTGGGCCCGAGTTTCTCTTCGGGAATACGGTGGCGGGTCTGGATGATCGTCGCCTCGCTGGTGCGGGTGGTGACGGCAACATTGGCGACCTTCTGGAAGAAGGCCCGGATCGAGACGGCATTGGTTGTGTCGTCGGCGCCCTGATCGATGACCTTGAGAACGTCGTCGGGGCCGATGATAGACGCCGTCACCTGAACGCCGCCGGTGCCCCAGCCATAGGGCATCGGCATTTCGCGCGATGCGAACGGCACCTGGTAGCCGGGAATAGCGATCGCCTTGAGGATGGCGCGGCGGATCATCCGTTTGGTCTGTTCGTCGAGATAGGCGAAGTTGTATGTTGCGAGCGCGCTCATTCGGCAGCCTCCTGAAGGGGTTCCTGGCCGGCCTTGCGCGCCTTTTCGAAATCGCTGCGCATGCGGCGGACGAGGTCGAGCTCAGCCTGGAAGTCGACATAGTGCGGCAGCTTCAGATGCTCGACGAAGCCGGTGGCCTGGACATTGTCGGAATGCGAGATGACGAATTCCTCGTCCTGCGCCGGTGCGGTCACGTCCTCGCCGAGTTCCTCGGCCCTCAGCGCTCGGTCGACCAGCGACATGGCCATCGCCTTGCGCTCGCTCTGGCCGAACACCAGGCCGTAGCCGCGCGTAAACTGCGGCGGTGCCTTGGCCGAGCCCTTGAACTGGTTGACCATCTGGCATTCCGTCACCTGGATGGTGCCGAGCGAGACCGCGAAGCCGAGTTCCGGCACGTCGAGTTCGACCTCCACCTCGCCGATGCGGATTTCGCCGGTGAAGGGATGGTTGCGGCCATATCCGCGCTGGGTGGAATAGCCGAGGGCCAGGAGAAATCCCTCGTCGCCGCGTGCCAAGGCCTGCAGCCGCAGGTCGCGCGTCATCGGGAATTCCATCGGCTCGCGCGTCAGGTCGCCGGTCTCGTGGTCCTCCGGCATGTCGCCATCGGCCTCGATCAGGCCTTCTTCCGCAAGGATTTCCGATACGCGCATGACGCGGTCATCTTCGGCCGGGCGTTGCGCGCCCTGCTCGATTGCTTCGTCTCCCAGCAGCGATGGATCGAGCAGGCGATGGGTGTAGTCGAAGGTAGGCCCGAGCAACTGGCCGCCCGGCAGATCCTTGTAGGTCGCCGAAATACGCCGCTCTATCTTCATCGCGGCGGTATCGATCGGCTGTGAATAGCCAAAACGTGGCAGCGTCGTGCGGTAGGCGCGCAGGATGAAGATCGCCTCGATCATGTCACCGCGTGATTGGCGGATGGCCAGTGCCGCCAGGGTCCGGTCGTAGAGCGAGGCTTCGGCCATGACGCGGTCGACGGCGAGCGAAAGCTGCGCGACGATCTGGTCTATGCCGATGGCCGGCAGCGAGCGGTCACCGCGGCGGCGGTCGGCGAGCAGCCGGTGGGCATTGGCGATGGCGGCTTCGCCACCCTTGACGGCAACATACATCGGTCAGATCTCCGTTGCAGTGATTTTGGTCGTACGCGGCAGGCAGACGAAATGCTTGCCCGCTGTCAGGATGATATCGGCGCCGCGCGGGAAAATGGCGCGGTTGTCATTCCAGAGGCGAAGAAAGCTCTCGGGTAGTCCGATCGGCGCAATTGCCGTGATGTCCTTGATGCCTGGACCTGAAAGAGCGAGCGCCCTCCCTCCCTCCAGCGTCTTGACTTCCAGCACGATGGTCGCCGAGCGATCCGGATATTCCTGCGTGCCCGACGCGAACTGGCTGAACGACGACAGCATCGTACCGTCCTCAACGAACACGAAACGAGCTTCTAGCTTGTCGCCGAGGGACGCGCCCGTGTTGAAGGCCAACCAGGCGGGGAGCGCAGACCGTGCAAGGGATGCCGACAGCCAGACCGGCGTCTCGTGATCGCAAAGCGTCAGCGCAATCGCGCCTGCAGCAATACCAAGCGGAGTGGGTGGGGCAATCTCCGGGCCGATCGTCTGGATCGTGCCGGGGCGTGCCATGCCGTCCATGATAGCCTTGAAGACGCTCTGACTTTCGAAAACCGGGTCGGCAAAGCCGCCGCTGAAAGTATCGGGATTGACGCTCATTGATCTTCTCCGCGCACCATGGTGAAGAAATCGACGCGCGTTGCTGCAGTTTCCGCCGCCTTTTGGTGGTCGGCCGCTGCAATTCGCTCCGCAACAGGCGTCAGGATCGCCTGCTCGACGAAATCCCTCGTGTCGGGCTCTTGCCACAAGGCGTCGAAGATCGCTGCCAGCCGCGCCCGCTCCATGTCGGTGCCGAGCGCCTGCGCATGACCGACGGTGCCGGAGGCGAGCCTGAATGTTGCGCGTGTGACAGTGACTTCGCCGAGATTGAACATCGCGCCGCCGCCACCGATGCGACCGCGGACCATGACGAGCCCGGTTTCGGGCCCGCGCACGGCAGTTGCCATCGGCTTTTTGGCCAGTGTTTCCCAGACGGCTTCCAACTCTTCGCTTTCTGCCTTGGCCAGCAGGTCCGTGACGCGCTTGCGGGTGCGGAGTTCCCGGGCGGCCGCCTCGTGTCTTTGCGCCGAATTCATCTCTCGTCTCCAAATGTCTATTGATATAGACAACTATACAAGCTATTTGTAGCTTTAAGGGCGCGGGATGACAAGCGTGTGACGGGATGGGGAAGAATGGCAGTTCAGAAACAGGTGCAGCGGCAGACCGGAGTGGCTCTCTGGCGGCAGATTGCCGACCGCATCAGAGCGTCGATCAATCACGGAGACTTCGACGATTTCGGCATGGTGCCGGCGGAAACGGCGCTGGCACTGCAATTCGGTGTCAACCGCCACACGGTGCGGAGCGCGCTTGCGGCGCTGGCGCAGGAGGGTGTTGTGCGCGCCGTGCAGGGACGCGGTACGATGGTCGAGCGCAAGGAAAAGCTGAACTTCCCGATATCCCGCCGCACCCGTTTCTCGCAAGGGGTCGGCAATCAGGCAAAGGAAGCGCGCGGCGTGCTGATCGACGTGGCTGGTGAGACCGCAGGCGCCGATATTGCGGGCTGGCTGAAGATCAAGCCCGGAACCCCCGTCATTCGGCTGGAAACGCTGGGCACCGTGGACAAGCGGCCCGTATCGCGCTCGACAAGCTGGTTTCCTGCGGATCGTTTCGCCAACATGGGCGAAGCCTATCGCCGGACGGGCTCTGTCACCCGGTCATTCGCGGAAATGGGGCTGGAGGATTACGTCCGGGCGATCACCGAGATTACGGCCATGCATGCTGAAACGGCTGATGTCGCCGATCTCGAATTGTCGCCGGGCGCAATCGTCATGATGACGCGAGCCCTTAACACAGAACTCGGCGGCGCGCCGGTCCAGTATTCCATCACCCGCTTCGCAGCAGATCGTGTCCAGTTCACCATAGAAAACTGAGGTTCTGCAGCGTCGACTCGGGTTTTCAGGCATCCCCCGATGGGGACGCCTGGTTTTTAACTGACTTTAGTGAGCGGCAGACATATCGCCGAGAACTTCTTTCGACGCGACGGTCGAGTCGGCCTTCAGCTTGTAGACCATGGGCACCCCGGTCGCGAGGTTGAGCGCCAGGATCTGTTCCTTGCTCAGGCGATCGAGCACCATCACTAGCGAACGCAGCGAATTGCCGTGGGCAGCAACCAGCACCTTCTGGCCAGCCAGCACGCGCGGCAGGATTTCGGTGAGATAATAGGGCCAGACGCGTGCGCCGGTGTCACGAAGGCTTTCGCCACCGGGTGGCGGGATATCGTAGGAACGGCGCCAGATATGCACCTGCTCTTCGCCCCACTTGGCGCGCGCATCGTCCTTGTTGAGGCCGGAGAGATCGCCGTAGTCACGCTCGTTCAGAGCCTGGTCGCGGATCGTTTCCAGGCTGGGCTGGCCGACCTTGTCGAGGATGAGCTTCAGCGTGTGCTGGGCGCGGGTGAGGGCCGAGGTGAAGGCGACGTCGAAGGTGATGCCGTAATCGGCCAGCGCCTGTCCCCCAGCCGTGGCTTCCTCGATGCCGAGCGCCGTCAGATCGGGGTCTTTCCAGCCGGTGAAAAGGTTCTTCAGGTTCCAGTCGCTCTGGCCATGGCGAACGAGGACGAGGGTACCGCTCATATTTTATTCCTCCGTAACAGTATCAGCGTGAAGACAGCCCGAGCACGTCGAGCATGGAATAGAGGTCCGGTTTCCGGTCGCGCGCCCAGAGTGCCGCCTTGACGGCGCCGCGCGCAAAGATGGAGCGATCCCCGGCGGAATGCGACAGGGTGACCATTTCGCCTTCGCCGGCGAGGATGACGGAGTGGTCGCCGATGACCGAACCGCCGCGCAGCGTCGCAAAGCCGATACTGCCACTCGTCCGCGCTCCGGTATGCCCGTCGCGAACCCGGACGGAATTGTCGGCAAGATCAATCCCGCGCCCGTTGGCAGCAGCGTTGCCGAGCAATAGCGCCGTGCCGGAGGGAGCGTCGACCTTGTGCTTGTGGTGCATCTCGAGCACCTCGATATCCCACTCGTCTGCCGGCAAGGCCTGGGCCGCCTGTTGAACCAAAACACTGAGAAGATTGACGCCGAGGCTCATATTGCCGGACTTGACGATCCGGGCGTGACGCGCAGCAGCTGAAATCCTCGCCTCGTCGTCCAGAGAACAACCCGTGGTGCCGATGACGTGGACGATGCGTGCCTGAGCGGCGAGACCAGCATAGACGACCGTCGTTTCCGGCCTGGTGAAGTCGATGACGCCGTCGGCGTGCAGGAAGGCGGTGAGCGGATCGTCGGTCAGCGACACGCCGACCGGACCGAGCCCGGCGATCTCGCCGGCGTCCTTGCCGAGAAATGGAGACCCCTCGCGTCCGACGGCAGCATGCAGCGTTGCGCCTTCGGTGGCATGGATGATGCGGATCAGCGCCTGGCCCATTCGGCCTGACGCCCCCACCACAACCAGTTTCATGGCCTGTTCGCTCATAGGATCGACTTGCTCTGCGTCTTGCGGGTCCGTGTCCGCACCGGCGCTTTCACCGGCGCCTGAAGGTTGTTGAGGCGAGCGTAAAGGCCCTCCGGCGATTTTGCCAGTGTCTCGTGATTGCCTTCCTCGACGACGCGGCCCTGCTGCATGACCACGATTTTCGCTGCCCGCACGACAGTCGAAAGCCGGTGGGCGATCACCACCACGGTGCGCCCGCTCATCGCTTCATCCAGCGCCCTTTGGACAGCCGCCTCGGACTCGGTATCGAGTGCTGATGTAGCCTCGTCGAGCAGCAGGATCGGCGCATCGCGTACAAGGGCGCGGGCAATCGAAACGCGCTGGCGCTGGCCGCCGGACAGTGTCACGCCGTTTTCACCGACCGGCGTGTCGTAGCCCTGAGGCTGCGCCATGATGAAATCGTGGGCGTAGGCAAGCCGTGCCGCCTGTTCGACCTCGGCATCTGTCGATTCCGGCCGGCCATAGCGGATGTTGTCGCGGATGGTGCCCTCGAACAGGTAGGGCTGTTGGGAGACGTAGGCGAGGTGATGGCGCAGCGACTGCTTGGTGATGTGGCTGATATCCTGCCCATCGATGAGGATTTGTCCGGCCGCGGGGTCGTAGAAGCGCGGAATGAGATTGATGACCGTCGATTTGCCGGCCCCGGAGGGACCGACCAGCGCCGTCGTCTTGCCACCCTCGGCCACGAAGTTGACCCTGTCGAGTACGGGCTCGCCATTCGCATAACCGAACGTAACATCGCGAAACTCGATCCGCGCCTCGGTGATCACCAGTTCCTTGGCATCGGGCAGGTCCCGTTGGCGGGTCTCCATGTCGAGCAGTTCATAGATCATGCTTGCATTGACCACGGCACGCTCCATCTGCACCTGCAGCTTGGCCAGTCGGCGCGCCGGATCGTAGGCCATGAGCAGGGAGACGACGAAGGAGAAAAATGCGCCCGGAGGGACGTTGTAGTAGATCGCTCGATAGGCCGCATAGGCGAAGATGCTGCCTACCGCCACACCTGCAAAGGTCTCCGTCAGCGGCCCGTTGCGCTCTGACAGACGGGCAATGCGGTTCTGTCGATGTTCGGCCGTGGTGATGAGCTTCTGGATCTTGCGTTCCAGTTGCTCCTCCATGGTGAATGCCTTGACGATTGCAATCCCCTGGATCGTCTCCTGCATGGCGCCGAGCACGTGGCTGTTGAGGTTGACAGCCTCTCGCGTTGCCGACCGCAGCCGCTTGGACACGTAACGAAGAGCGTAGAGAAGCGGCGGTGCCATGACAAACACGGCAAGGCTGAGGATCGGGTCCTGGTAGACCATATTGGCGAGCAGGGCGACGAATGTCAGCAGGTCGCGCGCCGTCGACGTGATCGTCAGGTTCATGACGTCGCGGATGCCGGACACGTTCTGGCTGACCTGCGCCGCAACCTTTGCCGACCTCGCTTCGCTGAAATAACCGACCGAGAGCGTCATCAGGTGGGCGTAGATACGGCGCTGGTATCTGGCAATAATGTTATTGCCGATCTTGCTGAGAATCACCGACTGGAAATAGCCGGCGAAACCACGCACCAGGAACGCTGCAAAAATGCCGACGCAGACAAGCCAGACGATATCGGCATTGCGATCGACAAATGCCTGGTCGATGATGATCTTCATGATGAAGGCGATAAAGCCCGTGGATACAGCGACCAGGATCAGGCAGATGATCGCGATCGTGTAGCCTTTGATATGATCCCGTCCGTTTTCTGCGATCACCCGCTTGAGAACGCCGGTCACAGTCTCGCTGTTAACAACAACTTTTTTGGTCTCGGGCGATTTCAAAAATCGACTTCCTGTCTGAACCGGGCGAGCGGCTGATGCCCGCACTTCGGGCGGTTCTATAAAGCGTTCGGCCGGGTTTGGCTAGCGCACTCAGCGGCGCCAGCGGCGCCCTTCTGTCGAGAGGCCGAACTTCTGGGGCATGCGGGCATAGGAAGAAAGGCCCTCGAGGGCGGCCAGCGGATGGGTTACGACATAGGTGGGTATGGAGCGAAGCATGGCACTGTGCGGCGCCTTGTCCTCGAAGGCCGCACGGAATTCCGGCTTTTTCAGCGCCGGGATGATCTTCTGGGAAATGCCGCCCGACAGATAGACGCCACCGCGTGCCATGAACAGCAGCGCAATGTCGCCGGCCAGCCTGCCGAGATAGGTCACAAACAATGTCAGCGTCTCCACGGCCAGCCAATCGCTGCCAGCAAGCCCGTGGTTGGTGATATCGGCCGGTTCTTTCAGCGTCGGCTCGACGCCTTCGACGTGGCATAGTGCCCTGTAGAGGTTCTGCAGGCCGCGACCGCAGATGATCTGCTCGGCCGAAATGCGGCCTTCGATCGCCTCGAGATGCGGCCAGATCTGCAGGTCGCGCTTGCTGCGGGGCCCGATATCGATGTGGCCGCCTTCGCCAGGCGCCGGGATCCAGGAGTTCTTGGCGTGGATAAGGCCCGCGACACCGAGGCCGGTGCCCGGTCCAAGCACGGCGCGTGACGCAATCAACCCATCGCGGGCGGCGCCGATAGGCTCGCGGCCGTCATCCGCAAGGTTGGAGATGGCCAGCGCCTGGGCCTCGAAGTCGTTGATGATCAGCACGTCTTCCATGCCGAGATCGGTGATCATCGTCCGAGGGCGAACGATCCAGTCGGAATTCGTGAGCGGAATCTCGTCGCCATTGATCGGGCCGGCAACGGCGAGGATCGCCGAGCGCGGAACGACGGTGCTCTTCGATAAAACACCCTGGCGGATGGCATCGTCGATCGTCGCGTAGTCGGCGGCATGCATGATCGGAAACGGCTTCGCCTCGCTGTAAGCATCCACCTGGATGGAGAAACGAGCATTGGTGCCGCCGATATCGCCCATCAGAACGGGAAAGGGCAGGGGAACATCACTATGGTTGAGCTTAGGCATGGGCCCTATCCGTGGTCGGCCGCCGACAGGCGGATTGGTCAAAGGGTGGCTATCAGCCGTTCGGCGGTGGCTTCGTTCAGTGCCATCGGAATGTCGTAGACGATGGCAAGGCGCATCAGCGCTTTCACATCGACATCATGCGGCATCGGCGTCAACGGGTCGACGAAGAAAATCAGCGCATCCACCTCAGCCGTTGCGATCATGGCGCCGATCTGCTGGTCGCCGCCGAGCGGACCGCTTTTCAGGCGGATGACATCGAGGTCTGGACAGGCCGCCAGCACGCGCGCTCCAGTCGTGCCGGTGGCAAAGATCTGCCATCTTGCCAGCATCGATTCGAACCGCCGGGCGAAGTCTGCCATGGCCGTTTTTTTCTCGTCATGCGCAATCAGCGCGATGCGTTTAACTTCTGCCATGACATGCCTCCCGCCACGCCTTAAATCGATTTGCAGCTTTCCTATACCATGCCAGTGCTCATTGAAAGTCTTGGCGAAAGACGTTGTCCGCAGATTTTCCCGGTCGTCATTGTGCAGCCGGTAAGGCGTCCGGCTCGGCCACAGTGGGCGCCGTACTGCCGGGGGTGGCAGTGCGTGCGGAGGACACCGGCGCCGCCGCCAATGTCGCTTTGCAGGCGGCCGGCAGGTCTGCCACCATGATTTCGCGCGGCTTCGCCGGCACTGCATTGGGCTTCGGGACAGGCTTTGCCCACGGTGCCGGCGTGAACCACCAGGCAAGGCTCTTGTCGCAACCGTCCCCCGCCTTCACCGGTGCCTGCGCCGTGCAGCCGATTTCCCCGGCGGGGCAGCGCAATCGTATATGAAAATGCGCATCGTGGCCGTATTCCGGCCGCAGCTTGCCGAGTGCGCTTCGGTTGCCGGTCCAGGTCTCGCACATCTTCTTCTTGATCGCCGGGTTGACGAAGATGCGCTCGACCTCGGGGTAGCTTGCGGCGCGCATCAATAGCCGTGCACGGGCCTGCGTCCACAGGCCGGGCTCGACCGTCAGGAACTTGTCCTTGGCCAGCATGCTGGTGAAAGGCATGGTTTCGCGCTGGGCTGCTGTCAATGTCCGCTTCGGCATCGGCATCAGCCAGATATCGGCGTCCAGGCCGATCTGGTGCGAGGCGTGGCCGCTGAACATCGGTCCGCCGCGCGGCTGCGAGATATCGCCGACCAGAAGCCCGGGCCATCCGTCGAGCCTTGCCGCCTCCTGCGACAGCCGCTCGATCACGGAGATCGTCTCGGGCCTCCCCCAGCGTCGGTTGCGCGAAGGCCGCATTACCTGCCAGGTCGAACCATCCGTCGGCAGGGCGACTGCCCCGGCCAGGCAACCCTTCGCATAAAACCCGATTGACTGCGGCGGTCCCAGTGTTGGCAGCGCGACGGCGCCGAAGAGAGCCTTGGCACTGCCGGGCGTCGGAACTGCTGGCTCTGCGGCAGCGCCGCCGAGTGTAGCGGCAATGGCCATCGTTGCGACCATGACGGCGCTGCAGAAGGTACGAAGTGTCCGAGCCGGGCGAAAAGTCATGCAGGTCCTTGGGTCGGCCGATGCCGATGTGATTTGCGATTGAGCCTAGCGCGAAAAGCCCCCTTGGTGAATCGATCTTTGCAAAGGGTCATTCCCATGTCGGAAGCGCACCCCAGCAACGATCAGCAAGACTTGCGCGTATTGCTAACCAAACGAACTCTGTCAGCACCTATATTTCGCCCGTATTTTGCCTATCCTGCGGTCATCGCGAATCTTGGGGTATGTGAATGGCATTGTCGTTGTCGAAGACGGGTTCGGTTTTTTTATTGATTTCCTTGCTGGCGTTGCCGGTCGTCTCCCACGCCGAAGATGCCCAGTTCCGGATCGGCACCGCCATTCTCGGCGACCTGAAATACGCCCCGGGCTTCAAGCATTTCGACTACGTCAATCCCGATGCGCCCAAAGGCGGCGATCTGAAGCTGTCGGCCGAGGGCACCTTCGACACGTTCAACCCGCTGCTGAAGAAAGGCGAGACGGCCGCAGGGCTCTCGCTGGTCTTCGATACGCTGCTGAAACATTCCAGCGACGAAACTGGCTCAGCGTACGGCTTGCTGGCAGAAGGCGTCTCCTATCCGGACGATATGTCAAGCGCGACCTTCAGGCTGCGGGCCGAGGCGAAATGGGCCGACGGGACACCGGTAACGCCGGATGACGTGATTTTCAGCTTCGACAAGGCCAAAGAGTTGGACCCACTGAACATGAGCTACTACGCCCATGTCACGAAGGCTGAAAAAACCGGCGATCGCGACGTGACGTTTTCGTTCGATGAAAAGAATAATCGTGAACTGCCGCTGATCCTCGGGGAGTTTGCAATCGTCCCGAAACTGTGGTGGCAGGCAAACGGTGCCGATGGAAAGCCGCGGGACCTCTCACGAACGACGCTCGAACCGGTCATGGGGTCCGGGGCCTACAAGATTGCCGCATTTTCGCCGGGCTCGACGATCCGTTACGAGCTGCGTGACGATTATTGGGGCAAGAATCTCCCAGTCAACGTCGGCCAGGACAACTTCCGGACCATCACCTACACCTATTACGGCGACCGCGATGTCGAGTTCGAGGGTTTCCGCGCCGGCAATGTCGATTACTGGCAGGACAACCAGGCCAGCCGCTGGGCGACCAGCTACAATTTTCCAGCCGCCAAGGACGGCCGCGTCAAGCGGGAGGATCTCCCCAACCCGCTGCGCGCTGTCGGTATCATGCAGGCATTGGTGCCGAACATAAGGCGCGAGCAGTTCAAGAGCCGATATGTCCGCGAGGCGCTGAACTACGCCTATGACTTCGAAGAATTGAACCGCACGGTATTCTTCAACCAATACAAGCGGATAAACAGCTATTTCTTCGGCACGGAACTGGCATCTTCGGGGTTGCCGCAGGGCCGGGAGCTGCAAATCTTGGATGACGTCAGGGACAAGCTATCGCCCACAGTCTTCACCACGCCCTATACAAATCCGGGGAACGGCGACCCGCAGAAGTTTCGCGACAACCTTCGCCATGCCATCGAACTCTTCAAGCAGGGCGGATATGTCCTGAAGGGTAACCAGATGGTCGATGCCAAGACCGGCCGGCCCTTTGCATTCGAAATCTTGCTAGTTAGTCCGATGCTGGAAAAGGCTGTGCTGCCCTACGCGCAGAACCTGAAAAAGATCGGTATAGATGTCCGCGTCCGCACCGTCGACCCGTCGCAATACAGTAACCGCGTCCGAAGCTTCGACTACGACATGATCTGGAATGTCTGGGGCCAGACACTCAGTCCTGGCAACGAGCAAGGCGACTTCTGGGGCTCTGCCTCTGCCAATCGACAAGGTTCGCGAAACTACGCCGGCATCGCCGACCCCGCAATCGATGCGCTGATCAGGCAAGTCGTGCTTGCCAAGAACCGGGAAGAAAAAAATATCGCCACCAGAGCGCTCGACCGGACACTGCTGGCAGGCCACTATGTGATCCCGCTCTACTACGCGTCTACCGTTCACATAGCCTATTGGGACAAGTTCGACCGGCCCGCAAGCCTGCCGGAATACTCCCTAGGCTTTCCGGACGTCTGGTGGTCGAAGTCGGCCGCAAAATGAGCGGCTCTTGCATTGGCGGAGCGGCTGGGGTCCAAATGGCCCTGACCGAATCAGCAGGATTTATGCTTGGCGATGACGGGTTTCGACCGGCGGGGCGCCGGTCGCGAAGGGACGATGCCTTGATCGAGATAGCAGCGCAGGACAGTCAGAAAAACGCCGGCAGAACCGGAGTTGTGGGCTGATGGGCGCCTATATCCTGCGCCGGCTTCTGCTGATGATCCCGACCGTCATCGGCATCATGGCGATCTCCTTTACCGTCGTGCAATTTGCCCCCGGCGGACCCGTCGAGCAGGTCGTGGCTCAACTCACCGGACAGAGCGACAGCGCCTCCGACCGCCTCTCCGGCGGTGGCGACCAGATGGCGCAGCAATCCTTCGATGACGGCAATTCCCGCTATCGCGGCGCGCAGGGGCTTGATCCGGAACTGATCGCCAAATTGGAAAAGCAGTTCGGTTTCGACAAGCCGCCGCTCACCCGCTTCCTCGACATGATGTGGAACTACATCCGCTTCGATTTCGGCGAAAGTTTCTTCCGCAACACATCGGTGATCGACCTCATCATCGACAAGATGCCGGTGTCGATTTCTCTGGGCCTCTGGATCATGTTGTTTTCCTACACGATCTCTATCCCGCTCGGCATCCGCAAGGCGGTGAAAGACGGCTCCAGTTTCGACGTCTGGACCTCTGGCATCATCATCGTCGGTTATGCAGTCCCGAGCTTCCTGTTCGGCATCCTCTTGATCGTCGTATTTGCCGGCGGCTCGTTCTTCGACTGGTTTCCGCTGCGCGGCCTCGTCTCCGACAATTTCGCCGATCTTCCCTGGTGGCAGAAGCCGCTCGACTATTTCTGGCACCTGCTGTTGCCGTTGGTTTCGCTGTCGCTCGCTGCCTTTGCCACGACGACGCTGCTCACCAAGAATTCCTTCATCGAGGAAATCAAGAAGCAATATGTGACGACGGCGCGCGCAAAGGGTCTCACAGAACATCGCGTGCTCTATGGCCATGTCTTCCGCAACGCCATGCTGATCGTCATTGCCGGTTTTCCCGGCGCCTTTATCTCCGCCTTTTTCACCGGTTCGCTGCTCATCGAAAACATATTCTCGCTCGATGGCTTGGGCCGTCTCGGGTACCTCTCCGTCGTCAATCGCGACTATCCGATCGTCTTTGCGACGCTCTATATCTTTTCGCTGATGGGCCTGTTCGTCGGACTTATTTCCGATCTTCTCTACACCTGGATCGATCCCCGCATCGATTTCGATCGGAGGGATGTCTGAGATGGATACACCGATCTCCACTGCCGCAGCCATTCCCGTCAAGCCGCCGCGCAAGGGCCTGTTGTCGCCGCCGAACCTGCGCCGCTGGGAAAATTTCAAGGCAAACCGGCGCGGCTACTGGTCGTTCTGGCTGTTCCTGCTGTTGTTCGTTCTCAGCATGGGCGCTGAATTCCTTGCGAACGATCGCCCGATCGTCGCTTCCTACAAAGGCGAGATTCTATTTCCGATCTTCGTCAACTATCCGGAGGACAAGTTCGGCGGGTTCCTGGCCCAGACCGACTATCGCTCCTCCTTCATCACAGACGAAATCGAGGCA from Rhizobium tumorigenes harbors:
- a CDS encoding ABC transporter ATP-binding protein, giving the protein MKSPETKKVVVNSETVTGVLKRVIAENGRDHIKGYTIAIICLILVAVSTGFIAFIMKIIIDQAFVDRNADIVWLVCVGIFAAFLVRGFAGYFQSVILSKIGNNIIARYQRRIYAHLMTLSVGYFSEARSAKVAAQVSQNVSGIRDVMNLTITSTARDLLTFVALLANMVYQDPILSLAVFVMAPPLLYALRYVSKRLRSATREAVNLNSHVLGAMQETIQGIAIVKAFTMEEQLERKIQKLITTAEHRQNRIARLSERNGPLTETFAGVAVGSIFAYAAYRAIYYNVPPGAFFSFVVSLLMAYDPARRLAKLQVQMERAVVNASMIYELLDMETRQRDLPDAKELVITEARIEFRDVTFGYANGEPVLDRVNFVAEGGKTTALVGPSGAGKSTVINLIPRFYDPAAGQILIDGQDISHITKQSLRHHLAYVSQQPYLFEGTIRDNIRYGRPESTDAEVEQAARLAYAHDFIMAQPQGYDTPVGENGVTLSGGQRQRVSIARALVRDAPILLLDEATSALDTESEAAVQRALDEAMSGRTVVVIAHRLSTVVRAAKIVVMQQGRVVEEGNHETLAKSPEGLYARLNNLQAPVKAPVRTRTRKTQSKSIL
- a CDS encoding glucokinase, whose product is MPKLNHSDVPLPFPVLMGDIGGTNARFSIQVDAYSEAKPFPIMHAADYATIDDAIRQGVLSKSTVVPRSAILAVAGPINGDEIPLTNSDWIVRPRTMITDLGMEDVLIINDFEAQALAISNLADDGREPIGAARDGLIASRAVLGPGTGLGVAGLIHAKNSWIPAPGEGGHIDIGPRSKRDLQIWPHLEAIEGRISAEQIICGRGLQNLYRALCHVEGVEPTLKEPADITNHGLAGSDWLAVETLTLFVTYLGRLAGDIALLFMARGGVYLSGGISQKIIPALKKPEFRAAFEDKAPHSAMLRSIPTYVVTHPLAALEGLSSYARMPQKFGLSTEGRRWRR
- a CDS encoding methylglyoxal synthase, with amino-acid sequence MAEVKRIALIAHDEKKTAMADFARRFESMLARWQIFATGTTGARVLAACPDLDVIRLKSGPLGGDQQIGAMIATAEVDALIFFVDPLTPMPHDVDVKALMRLAIVYDIPMALNEATAERLIATL
- the mepA gene encoding penicillin-insensitive murein endopeptidase; protein product: MTFRPARTLRTFCSAVMVATMAIAATLGGAAAEPAVPTPGSAKALFGAVALPTLGPPQSIGFYAKGCLAGAVALPTDGSTWQVMRPSRNRRWGRPETISVIERLSQEAARLDGWPGLLVGDISQPRGGPMFSGHASHQIGLDADIWLMPMPKRTLTAAQRETMPFTSMLAKDKFLTVEPGLWTQARARLLMRAASYPEVERIFVNPAIKKKMCETWTGNRSALGKLRPEYGHDAHFHIRLRCPAGEIGCTAQAPVKAGDGCDKSLAWWFTPAPWAKPVPKPNAVPAKPREIMVADLPAACKATLAAAPVSSARTATPGSTAPTVAEPDALPAAQ
- a CDS encoding extracellular solute-binding protein: MALSLSKTGSVFLLISLLALPVVSHAEDAQFRIGTAILGDLKYAPGFKHFDYVNPDAPKGGDLKLSAEGTFDTFNPLLKKGETAAGLSLVFDTLLKHSSDETGSAYGLLAEGVSYPDDMSSATFRLRAEAKWADGTPVTPDDVIFSFDKAKELDPLNMSYYAHVTKAEKTGDRDVTFSFDEKNNRELPLILGEFAIVPKLWWQANGADGKPRDLSRTTLEPVMGSGAYKIAAFSPGSTIRYELRDDYWGKNLPVNVGQDNFRTITYTYYGDRDVEFEGFRAGNVDYWQDNQASRWATSYNFPAAKDGRVKREDLPNPLRAVGIMQALVPNIRREQFKSRYVREALNYAYDFEELNRTVFFNQYKRINSYFFGTELASSGLPQGRELQILDDVRDKLSPTVFTTPYTNPGNGDPQKFRDNLRHAIELFKQGGYVLKGNQMVDAKTGRPFAFEILLVSPMLEKAVLPYAQNLKKIGIDVRVRTVDPSQYSNRVRSFDYDMIWNVWGQTLSPGNEQGDFWGSASANRQGSRNYAGIADPAIDALIRQVVLAKNREEKNIATRALDRTLLAGHYVIPLYYASTVHIAYWDKFDRPASLPEYSLGFPDVWWSKSAAK
- a CDS encoding microcin C ABC transporter permease YejB, yielding MGAYILRRLLLMIPTVIGIMAISFTVVQFAPGGPVEQVVAQLTGQSDSASDRLSGGGDQMAQQSFDDGNSRYRGAQGLDPELIAKLEKQFGFDKPPLTRFLDMMWNYIRFDFGESFFRNTSVIDLIIDKMPVSISLGLWIMLFSYTISIPLGIRKAVKDGSSFDVWTSGIIIVGYAVPSFLFGILLIVVFAGGSFFDWFPLRGLVSDNFADLPWWQKPLDYFWHLLLPLVSLSLAAFATTTLLTKNSFIEEIKKQYVTTARAKGLTEHRVLYGHVFRNAMLIVIAGFPGAFISAFFTGSLLIENIFSLDGLGRLGYLSVVNRDYPIVFATLYIFSLMGLFVGLISDLLYTWIDPRIDFDRRDV